A genomic segment from Zerene cesonia ecotype Mississippi chromosome 7, Zerene_cesonia_1.1, whole genome shotgun sequence encodes:
- the LOC119840918 gene encoding mitochondrial thiamine pyrophosphate carrier-like — protein sequence MVHYAQNSKPEVSVTQSAFAGAVSGAVTRAIAQPLDVLKIRFQLQLEPIRNGSKYSSVFQAVSSIIKEEGISTLWSGHIPAQMLSISFGVVQFSVYEKLTQMCQKTDPQFYIANKHWINFSVGAIAATFATITSYPFDTVRTRLIAEQKTNKAYRGFTDALFTMIRHEGQISLFKGLVPTIAQIAPYAGIQFAVYKLFTDNILNKIAFFQRSTNMSSTIETTIIANAFAGSMAGFFSKTAVYPFDVIKKRLQIQGFQEHRKAFGRQMYCRGTVHCIFLTISEEGFLALYKGYGPSILKAVVVSALHFTVYDEIKHMILSIR from the coding sequence ATGGTGCATTATGCGCAGAATTCAAAACCAGAAGTATCCGTAACACAAAGTGCTTTTGCCGGAGCAGTATCAGGCGCAGTAACGAGAGCAATAGCGCAACCTCTAGATGTCCTGAAAATAAGGTTCCAATTGCAATTAGAACCGATTAGAAATGGATCAAAATATAGTTCTGTGTTCCAAGCTGTATCATCGATTATCAAGGAAGAAGGCATATCGACGTTATGGAGTGGCCACATCCCTGCACAAATGCTATCCATATCCTTCGGTGTGGTACAATTTTCAGTATACGAAAAGCTGACTCAGATGTGTCAAAAGACTGATCCCCAGTTTTATATCGCTAATAAACACTGGATAAATTTTTCGGTCGGTGCAATTGCTGCTACATTTGCCACAATTACGTCATACCCATTTGATACTGTCCGAACTAGGTTAATAGCAGAgcagaaaacaaataaagcgTACAGAGGCTTTACAGATGCATTATTTACAATGATTCGACATGAAGGTCAGATCTCTCTGTTCAAAGGGTTGGTACCAACTATAGCTCAAATAGCACCATATGCAGGTATTCAGTTTGCTgtgtataaattgtttacagataatattctaaataaaattgctttctTCCAAAGAAGTACTAATATGAGCTCAACCATAGAAACAACTATTATTGCTAATGCATTTGCCGGAAGTATGGCTGGTTTCTTTTCAAAAACAGCTGTCTATCCTTTTGATGTTATAAAGAAAAGGCTGCAGATACAGGGATTTCAGGAACACAGGAAAGCATTTGGCCGCCAAATGTATTGTAGGGGTACTGTGCATTGTATCTTCTTGACAATAAGCGAGGAAGGTTTTCTAGCACTCTATAAGGGCTATGGACCAAGCATATTGAAGGCTGTAGTAGTTTCAGCCCTACATTTCACAgtttatgatgaaataaaacatatgattTTAAGTAtacgataa